Part of the Nocardia farcinica genome, GCACGTGCGGGTTGGAGCCGGTGCGGCGCCGACGGGAACTGGCGAGCCGGATCGGCGTGGTGTTCGGGCAGCGCTCCCAGTTGTGGTGGGATCTGCCACTGCGGGAATCGTTCTCGATTCTGGCGGCGATCCACCGGCTCGACCCCGACAGCGCACGCAAACGCACCGACGCGCTGGTAGAGCAGTTGGAAATGGCCGACACCCTCGACACCCCGGTGCGCCAGCTCTCGCTGGGCCAGCGGATGCGGGCCGAGGTGGCGGCGGCGCTGCTGCACGAGCCGGACCTGGTGATCCTCGACGAACCCACCATCGGCCTGGACGTGCTCTCCAAACAGCGGCTGCGGGAATTCCTGCGGGCCGAACGCGCCGAACGCGGCACCACGCTGTTGCTGACCACCCACGACATGGGCGATATCGAGCGGTTGTGCGAGCGGGTGCTGGTCGCCGATCACGGCAGGCTGGTCTACGACGGCTCCCTGTCGGGCCTGGCGGCGACCGTGGGCGCGCGCCGGGTCCTGGTGGTCGACCTGATGGATCCGACCCCGGATCTCACCGGCCTGCCCGGCGCGACCCTGGTGTCGACGGAAGCGGGCGGACTGCGCCAGCGCCTGGCCTTCGACGCCGAACAGACCACAGCCGCGCATCTGCTGGCCGCGGTGTCCGCGCGCGCCGAGGTGCGCGATCTGTCGGTGGAGGAACCCGAGATCGAGGACGTGGTCCGGCGCATCTATCAGTCCTCGCGCTGAATATCCTGCGCGCGGGCGGATTCGGTTCGGTCTGGTGCCCACCGAGAATTTCTGCGACGGCCGTACCGGAATTCGCATGCCCCGAGAAGTCGCGGCACGAAGCGGATTTGGTGAATCGATCCCGATGGACCAGTATTCCCTCCGCAACACACATTTTTCACGTGGGGAGAATTTCTCGATGTTTCTGTCGGGCAGAACCGTTCTCGGGCTGATCGCAGGGTCGGCGATCACCGTGCTGGGTGCGGGCACCGCACTCGCGGCCGAGGACTACTACGGCTCGCTCGCTCTCGGGTTGGAACCGGGCGCCATCATCGTGGGCTCGGGCGTCAACTACCCGGACCAGGAGGGCGCTGACGTTCGTGCCCTGCAGGAATGCGGGGTGGACAACTGCTCGATCGTCGTGCAGTTCCGCAACGCCTGCGGCGCGGTGGCGGTGCGCGGCAACGAGGTCGCGTGGGCGGGCGGGTACACCCGGGTCGAGGCCGAGCAGTCGGCACTGGCCGAGCTCGGTCCCGATCCCAGCCCGCTGCTGGTGAGCCTGGGCAGCGCGACGCCGGACCGCGCGCACATCCTGGCTTCGGAGTGCGCGGGCTGATCGAGGCCGGCGCGAAGGGCCGGAACCGGGTGACCGGTTCCGGCCCTGTCCGTGTCGGGGGTCAGCGAGGCCGATTGTCGATCAGCCGCCGCGCCTTGCCGATGGAGCGCTCCAGCGCGCCGGTGGGCAGCACCTCCACCTCCACCGAGACCCCGATCCGGTTCTTCACCACGTGCCGCAGGTCGCGCGCGGCCGCGGCCATCTGCTCACCCGTCACACCCGGCCGGGTCTCGACCCGCACGGTGAGCACATCCATCCTGGCGGGCCGGTCGAGCACGCACTGGAACTGTGGTGCGAGCACGGGCACGGTCAGGATGAGTTCCTCGATCTGCGTGGGGAACAGGTTGACCCCGCGCAGGATGATCATGTCGTCGCTGCGGCCGGTGATCTTCTGCATCCGGCGCATCGACCGGGCCGTGCCGGGCAGCAGCCGGGTCAGGTCCCGGGTGCGGTAGCGGATCACCGGCATCGCCTCCTTGGTCAGCGAGGTGAACACCAGCTCGCCCTCCTCCCCGTCGGGCAGCACCGCCCCGGTCTCGGGGTCGATGATCTCCGGGTAGAAGTGGTCCTCCCAGATGTGCAGGCCGTCCTTGGTCTCCGCGCACTCCATCGCCACGCCCGGCCCGATCACCTCCGACAGCCCGTAGATGTCGACGGCGTCGATGCCGAGCTGTTGCTCGAGCTCCACCCGCATGGTCTCGGTCCACGGTTCGGCGCCGAAGACGCCGACGCGCAGCGAGGTGGCGGCCGGGTCGACGCCCGCTGTGATCATCTCGTCGAGAATGGTCAGCATGTAGGACGGGGTGACCATGATGGCGTCCGGCCGGAAGTCGGTGATCAGCTGCACCTGCCGCTGGGTCATCCCGCCGGACATCGGAATCACGGTGCAGCCCAGCCGTTCCGCGCCGTAGTGCGCGCCGAGACCGCCGGTGAACAACCCGTAGCCGTAGGCGATGTGCACCTTGTCGCCGGGGCGCACCCCGCCGGCGCGCAGGCTGCGTGCGATGAGGTCGGCCCAGTTGTCCAGGTCGCCCGCGGTGTAGCCGACGACGGTCGGCTGGCCGGTGGTGCCCGAGGAGGCGTGGATGCGCGAGACCTGTTCCTGCGGCACGGCGAACATCCCGAACGGGTAGTTGGCCCGCAGGTCCTGCTTGGTGGTGAAGGGGAACTTCGCCAGGTCGGCCAGGTCGGTGAGGTCCGACGGGTGCACGCCCGCGGCGTCGAAGGCCGCCCGGTAGTGCGGCACGTTGGCGTAGGCGTGCGCGAGCGACCATTTCAGCCGGTCGAGCTGGAGTGCCGAGATCTCGTCACGCGAGGCGAATTCGATCCGGTCGCCGAGGGTCTGCGGGGAGGCGGGGGCAACGCTGCTCATGATGACTCCGGAGGTGGTGCTGGGTCAGGCGTCGAAATCGACGACGACCGAGTCGCTGACGGGATAGGTCTGGCAGGTGAGGACGAAACCGTCGGCCACTTCGGCGTCCTCGAGGGCGTAGTTGCGGCGCATGTCGGCCTCGCCGCCGGTGATCTTGGCGCGGCAGGTGCCGCAGACGCCGCCCTTGCAGGCGAACGGGAGATCGGAACGGATCTGCTCGGCGGCGTCGAGGATGCTGCGGTCGCGCGGCAGCAGGCCGGTGGTGCTGCGCCCGTCCAGGACGACGGTGACCGAACTGGTCGGGCCCTCGACGCCGGGTTCCCGGTGTTCGGCCTGGGGCGGGGGCGCGTCCTCGACGAAGAACAGTTCGAAGTGGACGCGCTCGGGCGCGACGCCGAACTCGGCCAGCACGGCGCGGGCGTCGGTGACCATGCCGAACGGCCCGCACAGCCAGGCGTGGTCGATGTCGCCGATCGGCACCACGGTGGACAGGATGGCGCGCAGCCGTTCGGCGTCGAGCCGCCCGGTGAACAGCTCGACGTCGCGGGGTTCACGGGAGAGCACGTGCACGACCTCGATGCGGTCGCCGTAGCGGTCCTTGAGGTCGGCGATCTCGTCGACGAACATCACCGACCGCACCCGGCGGTTGCCGTAGAGCAGCACGACCTCGCTGTCGGGGTGGGCCAGTACCGAAGCGGCGATGGACAGCATGGGCGTGATGCCCGAGCCCGCCGCGATCAGCAGGTGCCTGCCGCCGGCGTCGGGGTCGGCGGCGAAGGTGCCGCTCGGTCCCTGCACCTCGATCCGGTCGCCGGGCCGCAGCTGGTCGACCAGCCAGGTCGACACCGCTCCCCCGGCCACCCGCCGCACCCCGATCCGGGGCGGGGCGCCGACCGGTGCGCAGATCGAATAGGACCGGCGGTGCTCGACCCCGTCGAGCACCCGGCGCACGGTCAGCGACTGACCGGGCCGGAAGGCGAACTCCTCGGCGAGTTCGGCGGGCACGTCCAGGGTCACCGCGACCGCGTCGTCGCACAGCCGCTCGACATCGGCGACGCGCAGGTCGTGGAAGGCCCGGTGCCGGGCCGGTCGCGTGCGCGCGGTCTGCACTGGTGCGCTCATCTCAGATTTCCTTCACATGTTCGAACGGCTCGCGGCACGCCCGGCATCGATACTGGGCCTTGCACAGTGTCGCGCCGAACTCGGCCACCACCTCGGTCTCCGCCGAGCCGCAGTGCGGGCAGGTCAACGCGCGCGGCCGGGCGGTGAGGGTCAGCGGGACGGGGCCGCTCGCGCGCCGCGGCGCCGGACCGGGCAGCGAGTAGCCGTGCTCGCGCAGTTTCCGCCTGCCCTCGGCGCTGATCCAGTCGCTGCTCCAGGCGGGTGCGAGCGCGGTGTGCAGGCGCACCTCGGGGTAGCCGTGGCGGCGCAGCGTGCGGGTGATGTCGGCGCGCATGGTCGCGATGGCCGGGCAGCCGGAGTAGGTGGGGGTGATGGTCACCGCGACGGTCCCGTCCGCGTCCACCTCGACAGCGCGCACGATGCCCAGATCGGCCAGGGTGAGCATCGGCAGCTCCGGGTCGGGCACCGAGTCGACCAGGCGGCGCGGGTCGACGGCCACGGTCACCACGTCCCCTCCGGGTGGGCGCGGGCCACGCACTGCATCTCGGTGAGCAGCGGCCCCAGCGCCTCGGTGTGCAGGCCCTGGCGACCCGCCCGGCCACCGACGGTGCCGACCGAGGTCGAGGGCGGCGCGGGCAGCTCGGCGGCGTGCAGCACCTGCGCCAGCACCCGGTCGAATTCGGCGCGCACCGCGCGCGGATCCACCGCGACACCGGTCTCGGCGAGCGCCAGTTCCTCGGCACTGGGCACGAACAGTTCGGCGACGAACGGCCACACGAACGCGAGCGCCTCGGTCATCCGCCGCCGCGACTCGGCCGTGCCGCAGCCGAGCGTCACCGTCCAGCGGGCGGCGTAGTCGCGGTGGTAGGTCAGCTCTTTCACACCCTTGTCCGCGACAGCGGCCAGCACCGGATCGCGGGAGTCGCGCAGCCGGTCGAACACCGCGAGCCGCCAGGTGGACAACACCAGCAACCGCACGACGGTGCGGGCGAAATCACCGTTGTCGACCTCCACCAGCCGCACGCACCGGAAGGCGTGATCGTCGCGGAAGAATGCGAGCGCGTCCTCGGCGGGCACCGGGGAGGTCGCGGAGATGAACGGGACGACCGCGGGATCGGCGGCGCCTGCGCGGGCCAGCAGCAGCCGCGCCTGCCCGAGCAGGTCGAGGCCGATGTTGAGCAGGGCCACGTCTTCTTCGAGTTCGGGTGCGCGGGCAGCCCATTCGGAGAGCCGCTGGGCGGCGATCAGCGCGTCGTCGCCGAGCATCAGGCAGTAGGCGGCCAGGGCGGCGGTGTCGACGTCGGCGGGCACCGTGGTGTCCACCCCGGCCAGCGGGTCGTCGAAGCTGGTGCCGAAGGCCCACTGGCCGTCGCCGTCGCCGTCGAGGAGGCCGCTGAAAGCGGAGTCGTGATCGATCATCGCGGTGGCCTCACATGTGGGGGACGGTGTCGGGGATGTCGTAGAACGTCGGGTGCCGGTAGACCTTGTCGCCGCTGGGGGCGAAGAACGGGTCCTTCTCCGACGGGCTGGAGGCCACGATCGCGCGGGAGGGCACCACCCAGATGCTCACCCCTTCGTTGCGGCGGGTGTAGACGTCGCGGGCGTGCCGCAGCGCCATCTCGTCGTCGGCGGCGTGCAGCGAACCGACGTGCACGTGGTTGAGGCCGCGCTTGCCGCGCACGAACACCTCGTAGAGCGGCCAGTCGGCGCGCACGCCCGCGGATTCGGTCTCGGTCATCGGTGGGTGCCCTTTCGTTCTCGTGCGGCGAAGGCGGCCGCGGCCGCGCGCACCCAGGCGCCGTTCTCGTGGGCGCTGCGGCGGTTGGCGATGCGTTCGACGTTGCAGGCGCCCTGCCCGGCGACCACGGCGGCGAATTCGTCCCAGTCGGGGGTGCCGAAGTCGTAGTGGCCGCGTTCGGCGTTCCAGCGCAGCTCCGGGTCGGGCAGTCGCACGCCGAGCACCTCGGCCTGCGGCACCGTCATGTCCACGAAGCGCTGGCGCAGTTCGTCGTTGGTGTGCCGCTTGATCCGCCACGCCATCGACTGCGCGGTGTTGGGCGACTGGTCGTCGGGCGGGCCGAACATCATCAGCGACGGCCACCACCAGCGATCCACGGCGTCCTGCACCATCGCCCGCTGGGCCTCGGTGCCGCTCATCATGGTCAGCAGCAGTTCGTAACCCTGCCGCTGGTGGAACGACTCCTCCTTGCAGACCCGGATCATGGCCCGGGCATACGGCCCGAAGCTGCTGCGGCACAACGGCACCTGGTTACAGATGGCGGCGCCGTCGACCAGCCAGCCGATGACGCCGACGTCGGCGTAGGTGAGGGTGGGGTAGTTGAAGATCGAGGAGTACTTCTGCCTGCCCTCGATCAGCTTGTCGGTCAGGTCGGCGCGGTCGGCGCCCAGGGTCTCCGCCGCCGAGTACAGGTAGAGCCCGTGGCCCGCCTCGTCCTGCACCTTCGCCATCAGGATCGCCTTGCGGCGCAACGACGGTGCGCGGGTGATCCAGTTGCCCTCCGGCTGCATGCCGATTATCTCGGAGTGCGCGTGCTGGGCGATCTGGCGGATGAGGGTCTTGCGGTAGCCCTCGGGCATCCAGTCGCGCGGCTCGATGCGCTGGTCGCGGGCGAGGATCTCCTCGAAGTCCCGTTCGAGGTCTGCCGTCGAGGTGGTCATGTCGGCCTCTCTTCGCTGGGTGCTGGCACGCTGGGTGCGGACATCGTGGTCATCGGCCCTCGAACACCGGCGCGGTCTTGGTCAGGAACGCTTCCACGGCGGCGCGGTGGTCACGGCTCGCGCCGAGCGCCTCCTGTGCGACGCGCTCGCGTTCCAGCGCGTCCGCCAGGCCGGCGGACTCGGCTCGCAGCAGCTGCTTGACCTGCCGGTAGGCCGCCGTCGGGCCGTGCGCGAGGGTGGTGGCGAGTTCGGCGGCGGTGGCGTCCACGTCGTCGTCGGCGACGAGCCGGTGGATCAGGCCCCAGGCCAGCGCCTGCTCGGCGGTGAAGCGGTCGCCCAGCAGCATGAGCCCGGCGGCGCGGCTGGCGCCGAGCGCCCGCACCAGCGTGTGGCTGAGGCCGGAGTCGGCGGCCAGGCCGATGCCGGTGAAGGCGGTGGCGAACTTCGCCCCGTTCCCCGCCACCCGGATGTCGGCGGCCAGCGCCAGGCCGAGGCCCGCGCCGACGCAGGCGCCGCGGATGGCGACGACGACCGGCACCGGTAGGTCGGCCAGCGCCCGCAGCAGCGGGTTGTAGTGGGCGCCGACGGTGTCCATGGCGGTGGCCGGGTCGGCGCGCAGCGCGTCGACGTGTTCGCCGAGATCCTGTCCCACGCAGAAGTTCTTGCCCTCGGCGGTGAGCAGCACGGCGCGCACGGTCTCGTCGGCGGCGATGCGGGTGACCGCGGCCAGCAGATCGTTCTTGGTCGCCAGGTCGAGCGCGTTCGAGGCGGCGGCGCGGCGCAGCGTGAGGGTGGCCAGTGCGGCCTCGACGCGCAGATCGACGGTGCTGGTTCCGGTGGTCATGCTCGTCCTCCGCTCGCGGTGGTGTCCCAGGTGTAGAAGCCCTGGCCGGTCTTGCGACCCAGCTCGCCGCGCTCGACCTTCTCGCGCAGCAGCCGGGGTGGGGTGAACCGCGGCCCGAGGGTGGCCGCGAGGTGTTCGGCGATGGCCAGCCGCACGTCGAGGCCGACCAGATCGGTTGAGCGCAGCGGACCCATCGGGTGGCGGTAGCCGAGTTCCATCGCCCGGTCGATGGCGGCCGGGTCGGCCACGCCCTCCTCGACCATCCGGATCGCCTCCAGCCCGAGGCAGACGCCGAGTCTGCTGGTCGCGAAGCCGGGTGAGTCGTTCACCAGCACCTCGGCCTTGCCCAGCGCGGCGACCCAGCCGCGCACCCGCGCCACCACGGCGGGATCGGTCGCGGGGGCGCGCACGATCTCCACCAGGGCCGAGGCGGGCACCGGGTTGAAGAAGTGCATGCCCAGGAAGCGCTGTGGATTGTCCAGTGCCGCGCCGAGTTCGGTGATGGACAGCGAGCTGGTGTTGCTCGCGATCACCGCGCCGGGGCCGACGACCGAGTCGGCGGCCGCGAGCACCTCGGCCTTGAGAGCCGGGTTCTCCGGCACCGCTTCGACGACGAGGTCGGCGTCGGCGGGCAACTCCCGCGGCGCGGCGACGGTGCGCACCGCGGCGAGCACGGTCTCGGGATCGCGCCCGTCGAGGGCGCCGCGTTCGGCGGCGCGGCGCAGGCCGGTGGCGATCCGGTCCAGCGCGGCCGCGCGGTCACCGGCCTCGGCGACGACGACGGTGCTGCCGAGGGTCGCGAAGACCTGGGCGATGCCCGCGCCCATGCGCCCGCCGCCGATGACGGCGACGCGCTGGGGGACGGTCGGTTCGGTCATGCCTTCTGCTCCACGGTCTTCTCCAGGAATGCGGTCATGCGGGTGTGCTTCTCCTCGGTCTCGAACAGCACCGCCTGCGCGATGTCGTCGGCGAAGGGGTGGAATCCGGGGGCGTCGACGATCGTCTTGGTCAGCCGCAGGGCCAGCGGCGCCGAGCGGGCGATGCGGTCGAGCAGCCGGTGCGCGGCCGCCAGGTGGGCGCCGGGTTCGGTCACCTCCATGACCAGGCCCGTGTGCAGGGCAATGTCCGCGTCGAGCAGGCGCCCGCCCAGCAGCACCTGCTTGGCCACCGACACACCGACCAGCCGCGGCAACCGGTAGCTCGCGCCCGCGGCGGCCATGATGCCCAGGCCCGGCTCCGGGTTGCCGAACACGGCGGTGCTGGTGGCGATCCGGAGGTCGCAGGCGTAGGCCAGTTCGGCGCCGCCGCCGAGCGCGTACCCGCTGACCGCGGCCACCGTGGGCAGCGGCAGCCGGGCGACCCGGTCGAACAGGGTGCGGTTGATCCCGGCGAGCGCGTCGTCGCGGGTGCGGGCGCGCAACTGGGCGATGTCGGCACCGCCGGCGAAATGCTCGCCGCGGCCGGTGAGCAGCAACAGTTTGGGATCGCGTTCCAGCCGCTCGCAGACCCGGTGCAGCTCGGCGATCATCGCGGCGTCGATGGCGTTGCGGCGCTCGGGACGGTCCAGGGTGACCACCACCCGGTCGTCCCGCTCGTCCACGGTCAGGGTCGTGTACTCGCTCATGCCGCCTCGATCGCCATCGCGACGCCCTGCCCGACACCGACGCACAGGGTGGCCAGGCCGCGCCGGACGCCTTCCCGTTCCATCCGGCCGACCAGGGTGAGCAGGATGCGGGCGCCGGAGCAGCCCAGCGGATGGCCCAGCGCGATCGCGCCACCGTCGGCGTTGACGATCTCCTCGTCGAGCTTCAACTGCCGGATCACACCGAGCGACTGCGCGGCGAACGCCTCGTTGAGCTCCACCGCGCCCAGGTCGGCCCGCGACCAGCCGGCCCGGTCGAGTGTCTTGCGGGTGGCGGGCACCGGGCCGAGGCCCATCACGTTCGGGGCGACGCCCGCGGACGCGCTCGCGACGATGCGCGCGCGGACCGTCAGCCCGTGCCGCCGCACCGCCTCGGCGCCGGCAAGCACCAGCGCGGCCGCGCCGTCCGACAGCGGTGAGGACGAGCCCGCGGTGACGATGCCGTCGGGCCGGAACACCGGGCGCAGGGCCGCCAGCTTCTCGGCGGTGGTGTCCGGGCGCGGCACCTCGTCGGTCTCGACGAGCGTGTTCCCGGCCCGCACCGCGACGATCTCGCGCCGGAACCGGCCCGCCGCCACGGCCGCGGCGGCCCGCTGTTGGCTGCGCAGCGCGAACGCGTCGGACTCGGCGCGCGAGATCCCTTCCAGCGCCGCCACTTCCTCCGCGGTCTCCCCCATCGACAGGGTGATCTTCCTGGCCCGCGGGCCCGCGTCGGTGGGCACGGCCCGGTCGGCGGCGGTGAAGGCGGGGTTGGTGAACCGCCAGCCCAGCGCGGTGTCGGCGACCTCGCCCGGGCGCGCCCACGGCGTGCCGGGCTTGGCCATCACCCACGGGGCGCGGGTCATGGATTCCACACCGCCCGCCACCACGATGTCGGCCTCACCGCCGCGAATGGCGTTGGCGGCGGTGGCGACCGCGGTCAGTCCGCTGGCGCAGAGCCGGTTGACGGTGTAGCCCGGCACCGCGTCCGGCAGGCCGGCCAGCAGGACCGCCATCCTGGCGACGTTGCGGTTGTCCTCGCCCGCCTGGTTCGCCGCCCCCAGCACGACCTCGTCGACCGCGTCCACGGGCACCCCGGCCCGGCGCACCGCCTCGGCCACCACCGTGGCGGCCAGGTCGTCGGGGCGCACGCTCGCCAGCGCGCCGCCGTAGCGGCCCTGCGGCGTGCGCGCCCCGTCCACGAGGAAGACTTCGCCCATCACTGCTCCTTGTCCGATCGTCCCTCGAAGTATTACCGAACATTCGGTCAGTAATCAACCCTCGGTCCACAGTTGTGCGAGCAACCGGGCGGCATGCGTCAAGATGGACGGATGACCTCAGCGCGCCCCACCCAACGCACCGGCCGCCCGGGCCGTCCCGGCTACGACCTGGACTCGCTGCTGTCGGTGGCGGTGAAGGTGTTCAACGACCGGGGCTACGACGCGACGAGCAT contains:
- a CDS encoding ABC transporter ATP-binding protein is translated as MSAEPIIDVHELTRRFVVRRRTGRRFAREREIRTAVDAMSFRVDRGAAVGYIGANGAGKSTTIKMLAGILVPTAGTVRTCGLEPVRRRRELASRIGVVFGQRSQLWWDLPLRESFSILAAIHRLDPDSARKRTDALVEQLEMADTLDTPVRQLSLGQRMRAEVAAALLHEPDLVILDEPTIGLDVLSKQRLREFLRAERAERGTTLLLTTHDMGDIERLCERVLVADHGRLVYDGSLSGLAATVGARRVLVVDLMDPTPDLTGLPGATLVSTEAGGLRQRLAFDAEQTTAAHLLAAVSARAEVRDLSVEEPEIEDVVRRIYQSSR
- a CDS encoding DUF4189 domain-containing protein → MFLSGRTVLGLIAGSAITVLGAGTALAAEDYYGSLALGLEPGAIIVGSGVNYPDQEGADVRALQECGVDNCSIVVQFRNACGAVAVRGNEVAWAGGYTRVEAEQSALAELGPDPSPLLVSLGSATPDRAHILASECAG
- the paaK gene encoding phenylacetate--CoA ligase PaaK, whose translation is MSSVAPASPQTLGDRIEFASRDEISALQLDRLKWSLAHAYANVPHYRAAFDAAGVHPSDLTDLADLAKFPFTTKQDLRANYPFGMFAVPQEQVSRIHASSGTTGQPTVVGYTAGDLDNWADLIARSLRAGGVRPGDKVHIAYGYGLFTGGLGAHYGAERLGCTVIPMSGGMTQRQVQLITDFRPDAIMVTPSYMLTILDEMITAGVDPAATSLRVGVFGAEPWTETMRVELEQQLGIDAVDIYGLSEVIGPGVAMECAETKDGLHIWEDHFYPEIIDPETGAVLPDGEEGELVFTSLTKEAMPVIRYRTRDLTRLLPGTARSMRRMQKITGRSDDMIILRGVNLFPTQIEELILTVPVLAPQFQCVLDRPARMDVLTVRVETRPGVTGEQMAAAARDLRHVVKNRIGVSVEVEVLPTGALERSIGKARRLIDNRPR
- the paaE gene encoding 1,2-phenylacetyl-CoA epoxidase subunit PaaE, whose product is MSAPVQTARTRPARHRAFHDLRVADVERLCDDAVAVTLDVPAELAEEFAFRPGQSLTVRRVLDGVEHRRSYSICAPVGAPPRIGVRRVAGGAVSTWLVDQLRPGDRIEVQGPSGTFAADPDAGGRHLLIAAGSGITPMLSIAASVLAHPDSEVVLLYGNRRVRSVMFVDEIADLKDRYGDRIEVVHVLSREPRDVELFTGRLDAERLRAILSTVVPIGDIDHAWLCGPFGMVTDARAVLAEFGVAPERVHFELFFVEDAPPPQAEHREPGVEGPTSSVTVVLDGRSTTGLLPRDRSILDAAEQIRSDLPFACKGGVCGTCRAKITGGEADMRRNYALEDAEVADGFVLTCQTYPVSDSVVVDFDA
- the paaD gene encoding 1,2-phenylacetyl-CoA epoxidase subunit PaaD translates to MTVAVDPRRLVDSVPDPELPMLTLADLGIVRAVEVDADGTVAVTITPTYSGCPAIATMRADITRTLRRHGYPEVRLHTALAPAWSSDWISAEGRRKLREHGYSLPGPAPRRASGPVPLTLTARPRALTCPHCGSAETEVVAEFGATLCKAQYRCRACREPFEHVKEI
- the paaC gene encoding 1,2-phenylacetyl-CoA epoxidase subunit PaaC, which translates into the protein MIDHDSAFSGLLDGDGDGQWAFGTSFDDPLAGVDTTVPADVDTAALAAYCLMLGDDALIAAQRLSEWAARAPELEEDVALLNIGLDLLGQARLLLARAGAADPAVVPFISATSPVPAEDALAFFRDDHAFRCVRLVEVDNGDFARTVVRLLVLSTWRLAVFDRLRDSRDPVLAAVADKGVKELTYHRDYAARWTVTLGCGTAESRRRMTEALAFVWPFVAELFVPSAEELALAETGVAVDPRAVRAEFDRVLAQVLHAAELPAPPSTSVGTVGGRAGRQGLHTEALGPLLTEMQCVARAHPEGTW
- the paaB gene encoding 1,2-phenylacetyl-CoA epoxidase subunit PaaB, with product MTETESAGVRADWPLYEVFVRGKRGLNHVHVGSLHAADDEMALRHARDVYTRRNEGVSIWVVPSRAIVASSPSEKDPFFAPSGDKVYRHPTFYDIPDTVPHM
- the paaA gene encoding 1,2-phenylacetyl-CoA epoxidase subunit PaaA — its product is MTTSTADLERDFEEILARDQRIEPRDWMPEGYRKTLIRQIAQHAHSEIIGMQPEGNWITRAPSLRRKAILMAKVQDEAGHGLYLYSAAETLGADRADLTDKLIEGRQKYSSIFNYPTLTYADVGVIGWLVDGAAICNQVPLCRSSFGPYARAMIRVCKEESFHQRQGYELLLTMMSGTEAQRAMVQDAVDRWWWPSLMMFGPPDDQSPNTAQSMAWRIKRHTNDELRQRFVDMTVPQAEVLGVRLPDPELRWNAERGHYDFGTPDWDEFAAVVAGQGACNVERIANRRSAHENGAWVRAAAAAFAARERKGTHR
- a CDS encoding enoyl-CoA hydratase/isomerase family protein, translating into MTTGTSTVDLRVEAALATLTLRRAAASNALDLATKNDLLAAVTRIAADETVRAVLLTAEGKNFCVGQDLGEHVDALRADPATAMDTVGAHYNPLLRALADLPVPVVVAIRGACVGAGLGLALAADIRVAGNGAKFATAFTGIGLAADSGLSHTLVRALGASRAAGLMLLGDRFTAEQALAWGLIHRLVADDDVDATAAELATTLAHGPTAAYRQVKQLLRAESAGLADALERERVAQEALGASRDHRAAVEAFLTKTAPVFEGR
- a CDS encoding 3-hydroxyacyl-CoA dehydrogenase family protein — encoded protein: MTEPTVPQRVAVIGGGRMGAGIAQVFATLGSTVVVAEAGDRAAALDRIATGLRRAAERGALDGRDPETVLAAVRTVAAPRELPADADLVVEAVPENPALKAEVLAAADSVVGPGAVIASNTSSLSITELGAALDNPQRFLGMHFFNPVPASALVEIVRAPATDPAVVARVRGWVAALGKAEVLVNDSPGFATSRLGVCLGLEAIRMVEEGVADPAAIDRAMELGYRHPMGPLRSTDLVGLDVRLAIAEHLAATLGPRFTPPRLLREKVERGELGRKTGQGFYTWDTTASGGRA
- a CDS encoding enoyl-CoA hydratase/isomerase family protein, translating into MSEYTTLTVDERDDRVVVTLDRPERRNAIDAAMIAELHRVCERLERDPKLLLLTGRGEHFAGGADIAQLRARTRDDALAGINRTLFDRVARLPLPTVAAVSGYALGGGAELAYACDLRIATSTAVFGNPEPGLGIMAAAGASYRLPRLVGVSVAKQVLLGGRLLDADIALHTGLVMEVTEPGAHLAAAHRLLDRIARSAPLALRLTKTIVDAPGFHPFADDIAQAVLFETEEKHTRMTAFLEKTVEQKA
- a CDS encoding thiolase family protein → MGEVFLVDGARTPQGRYGGALASVRPDDLAATVVAEAVRRAGVPVDAVDEVVLGAANQAGEDNRNVARMAVLLAGLPDAVPGYTVNRLCASGLTAVATAANAIRGGEADIVVAGGVESMTRAPWVMAKPGTPWARPGEVADTALGWRFTNPAFTAADRAVPTDAGPRARKITLSMGETAEEVAALEGISRAESDAFALRSQQRAAAAVAAGRFRREIVAVRAGNTLVETDEVPRPDTTAEKLAALRPVFRPDGIVTAGSSSPLSDGAAALVLAGAEAVRRHGLTVRARIVASASAGVAPNVMGLGPVPATRKTLDRAGWSRADLGAVELNEAFAAQSLGVIRQLKLDEEIVNADGGAIALGHPLGCSGARILLTLVGRMEREGVRRGLATLCVGVGQGVAMAIEAA